The genomic region tgaaaatatcaccaTCCCCTCATATAACTATTTTTTCTGTGCACCAACAATAAGAACCTGCTTTAAATTTCCGTGCCAACTTACAGCTACCATATTGTACCAGGCAAGGTTTGTGGCTACTTAAAATACCACCAAGACAGGGCTACTTAAAGACACATTCGTGAAATGCAGGGGACCCAGAACAGCCAcaacaatcttgaagaagaacaaattgggaagactcacacttccttctttcaaaacttactacaaggCTACAGTAATCAACACTGTGTGGTCCTGACATAAGGATAGACATGtaggtcaatggaatagaattgagagcccagaaaaaaaaaaaaacccatacattcatagtcaattaatttttgagaagGGTGCCAAGAAAACtcagtgggggatgggggaaagaaTAGCCCTTTCAACAAaaggtgctgggacaactgggtCTCAATATGCAAAAGAATCGAGGGGGATCCCTTCTTTCCCTGTATAGAAAAATCACTAAAAGTGGATGAAatatctaaatgtaagagctgaCACTATACTACTCTTACCTGAGTTAGGTTATGGGTTTTTAGATATAATGtccaaaacacaagcaacaaaagaaaaatatagataaattggactccatcaaaataaataataattttgtgcTTCAAGGGACACTGTCAGgaatgtgaaaagacaacccatagaaGGGGGGGAAATATCTGCatatcacatatctgataagagtcTAGAATCTATAATATATGCAGAACTCTCAAagctcagtaataaaaagacacataatCTAATTTTAAGAGGGGCAGagtatttgaatagacatttctccaaagaagaaatacaagtggccaataaacacacaaaaagatactcaacatcattagtcattagggaaatccaaatcaaaaccacaaggagatagcACTTTACAGCCACTAGGGAGGATGGctagaataaaaagacaaacagtaaTAATGTTGTCaatgatgtagagaaattggaaccccgATACGTtgctaatgggaatgtaaaatggtacagctgctttgggGAAGGCTTTGGCAGTTCCTCCAAATTTAAACATAGAGTTATGATATacccagaaatttcatttttaggtgtatatgcccaagagaattaaaagcatatgtttatacaaaaatgtgtacttgaatgttcataacagcctCATTAATagctaaaaatggaaacaacccaaatatctatcgactgatgaatggataaacaaaatgtgatgtatCCATGCAATGCAATATCATTCAGCTacacaaaggaacaaaggagtggcacacgctacaacatggatgaatcttgaaaacattatgccgaGTGAAAGAACTCATACACAAAAGGCTACATAGTGTGAGATTCCACtcaggaaatgtccagaatagacacatctatagagacagaaaataattcgtggttgccaggggactaggagaggagggagagtgtGGAGTGACTGCTCATGGGTAAGAGTTTGTTTTGGagtcatgaaaatgttctggattAGATAGTAGTGGTGatgttgcacaacattgtgaaaatAGTACAAACCACTGATTTCAACACTTGACAAAGCTAAATGTtctggtatgtgaattatatctcaataaaaaggtGGGAAAGTAAAGAAGGATATCAGTAAACCAGGTCATAAAGAATTTGCTTATGTGGAGAAAAATCTGTTTGTCATGGTTCCAGTTCCCTTGTCTGTAAAGGATCTACTTcactacctttttctttttctgaaatgctctaagcaaattaataaaaaatttcacAATTGGTACATACCTTTTAAATTCACTGATCCGTGAATACAGAGAGCAAGCCCAGATCTAGATGGGTTCAATCACATTTCCAAGATGGCAGAGCTGGTCAGTGGCACAGCCAGGCTTAGATCCCGGGAATTATGTAGTCATTGACATCCTCTGGGACTCATTTACCCCTGCTACTGGGAAAGTTCTGCTTGAATTAAAACCTGCtgttaaatttctaaaaaataataataataataataactatgtGAAAATAACCCTGCGTAATATAAAAACCAGTATCACATAACCtcacattttcatgtgtttcctTTAATAGTAGTGACTTGCGTGCAGAGGACTTAGTGTTTTTCTAGATTAGAAAACACTGAGCGAGAACCAACTTATTCTTCATTAGCACCATCGTCATTTTTGTCatcttcctcctcatcttttcatttttctgccttcctcctcttgctcttttttttcttgactttactCAGTCTTGTCCACCCCTTTCCACCATATCAGGCTGTATATTCTTTATCTGCTTCTTCATAGGACAGTGGTTTTATAACATCATTTTCCGTACAGAGAATTGAGAGATCGTTCAGCTAGTTCAATCTTTCCTTCAAAAGATCGTGGTGATCAAAACTTGTTTTGTATATCACTGATAATTCAGGGAAGCTTTTTTCAGGCTCCCCACCATATAGGACACGTCATGCACAATTTTAGGATTGGTGTCAAATTGGGGAAAACTCTATCAAGTTTCTTTCATCTGTGGACTATAAGAGTTCAAGgcacattggtttccatataacacccagtgctcatcccgacaggtgccctcctcgatgcccatcacccactttcccctctcccctatcccccatcaaccctcagtttgttctcagtatttaagagtctctgatggtttgcctccctccctctctgtaacttttttttctcccctcccctcccccctggtcttctgttaagtttctcaggatccacatatgagtgaaaacatatggtatctgtctttctcggcctgacttatttcacttttgacaataaattatatttaattaaaaaatcactagaaatttttttaaaagttgctgaTTTGTCTTATGgcgaacataaaaataaaacaacaaaaaacgtTGTATccataaaaaaacccacagagtTCAAGGcattttgtggggtgcctgggtggctcagtcagttgaacatccaactcttgatttcagctcggtgtcatgatcccaggattgtgggattgagccccgtgtgatCCTGAGGTGCGCATTGaggatagagcctgcttgggaatctttctttctctccctctgcccctctccccctctctgtgcacgctctctcgctctctctctcaaattcaaAAAAAGAGTTCAAGGTACTTTGAGTTTTCTTAtgtggtaattattttaaaattttaaaaaattgacagtGTTCACTAAAACGTTTGTTGATGTTGACGTCTTTTGAGAGTGACATGTTATGAATTTTACTCTGTAAAATTTACTTTGTTGATGCCAGCACTTTGTGTTAGAtcagcaaaacatttaaaatcacttTCCAGTGTGTTCATACAATTCAGTCTTCATTGACTGGATTATCAAACAATGCAGGAGTCTTCAATAATTCCATTCAAGTTATGACTTTCTTTTAATACACTGCTTTTTTGTAtgatctaaatatatattttgggtacaatTGTCTTCTCAATGTCcgatcatttaaatttatttcattcttcattaTTATCGCTTCTGTTtcatattctatttatataaaacacattCCACTAAACCCAACCAAATGTATACCTTTAGATTGGACCCCAACATGCTCATAAATGCCACCCACCAGAAGAGAGAAATCAGAGTGGAAAGGGACGATGGTCATACTAATTGGCCTTGGCAAATTAAGAAGGAGGCTGGACCAGGGCCTTAGAAGGGACCTAAGCTTAAACTTCATTGGTTTCAAGATGCATCAGCCCCTGGTGATATGCTCTGGGTACATGTATGCTGTTGTATGAGCACACATGTGTAGACATGGACCCAGTGTTTCCTTAGATCCAGCCCAGGTAAAAATGGCCCCAAGAACAAGGGTCATTTCATCTACACTGCAAATGGAGTTGGCCTTAGCTAGATAGCACCCCCCCTCCCGCCATCAGTCCAGAGGACTGAGGTGGGAGATGGGCCAGGAGGGGGACCTCAAATCCCATCATCAATGGAGGGACCCAATCTCCagctgcttccttccctcccgactttctctccttcctctctccttccttcttgtgTAGAGGTCCGGGGCAAGGCAGCAAAGAGTACAGTCTCTGGAGCCTctctgcctgggttcaaatcctgactcatGACCTAAGCTAGTCCAGTGAGCATTCTTCTCTGGGAATTTTCCAACTAGAGTTCAATGGTGAAATTCAAGGTTAATCCCTGAGTTGCTGGAGAAAACTAATATGGACTTGGAGAGCGTGAACCAAGTAAAGGCAAGCAGGGGAATGGTGGAAGCCTAAAAGGGGCTCCAGTCCCAGGTGTCAAGGCTCATGGTGGCTGTAGTGCTGCTTCCATATGTGAACTGTCCCCTGTCCTTCCAACACACCCCTCTGGGGGTTAAGCTTGTTTGAACTGGGTTTCTGTCACCTGTAACCAGAAGTGTCCTGGACTAAATCTGTCCCCATACCTGCTTTTTCTTCTCCTGGTGTCTCCATCTTTGTGATAGCAGAACTGTCCGCTCTGAACCAAACTGGAGCCTGAGTTAGccttggccccccccccccttttccctcacATCCTTAGGGCCTCCGTACACAAGGCTCTGTGAATGGTTATGCAGGTTGTGCACTGAACAAGTGAACCTGGCTAAGAAGGTCAGTGGGGGCTGAAGTCCAGCCTGCTTTTTGCTTGCCTAGCCATGAACCCTGGTGAAGAGCAGTGTCCTCGGGAAAGAAGGGATACCTTCTGGTACACCCGAAGCTGGTACACCAGCTTTTGGGCCTTTTTTCCTACATGCAGTTTGTTCCCTCAGTGCAGAAACTCTGCATCCTTCTTTCTGCACTTTCTTATATCCCATTATCATCTTTCATTGCACCCTTTACTCTTCCTTATAGTATTTCTCACCATTTATTCACTTGGTTCTTTGTCTCATGGCCATTTCCCCTGTGAATTTTAAGCTGTGTGAGGTAAGGTCTGTGCCCTTCAGGTTCTCCACTGTACTGTCAACACTTTATCCGACACTACTGTCTCCACTCCCATGCTTTCTTTCACATCCTAGTCATAGCCCCAACTCAGGCCATGTCTCCTTTGAGCAACCCCCACGGCCTCCTGATAAATCTTTCTGCCTCAAGTCTTGTTGCCTCCTACCCATTCTGCCAGCCCAGGCTGGCCTTTCTAAATACAGATTTACTTATACCCTTCCCCTGGTTAGATTCCTCTATAGCTCCCTACTGccctcaggataaagtccaaatgAGGTCCCTTGGGGCCCTGCCTCTGCTTTTTCCCTGTCTCACCTCTGGGCTCTCCTGTGAACATTTTTGGTTCCATGAAGGCACAGTTTACTTTCTGTCACATCAGGGCCTTTGTCCTTGCTGTTTCCTCAGCTTGGAGTACCCTTCTTTGGCTCCTCTTTCCTGACCAACTCCTTTAATATTCTTACCAGAGGTTACCTGcttttttgtatcttctgttCCTACTGTGTTCTTctacacatacacccccatgatAGCACTTAATTCATTGTGATGGAACCAGCTGCTAAGAATTCAATCTTCCCAAAGGGTGCTTCCCAAGGTCAGGAACTGTCCACTGCCCTCTGTTTTCACACAGCATAGGACCTGGTAactgttgaatgagtgaattcaTGAATGGGCCCCAAAGGGTCTCAGAGGAGTGTAAAGAACTCCAACGAGCATCTGGAAAAGTAGCCAGAAGAAAAGCCGAGGATCATTAGAAACAGAGCAGCTCTAGGCAGCTCTTCAGGGACCCTGTGTTTTGGGGACATCACAGGCTCTTCTCAGAGTAGAGAGCAGAGGTCCTTCTTGCTGGCAACACATCTTCCCTACAATCCTCAGGGTCAGCCCACCTGGCGAGCAGAAGGTGGGCTTATaaggtttttaagaaaaaagtgtcTGTAAGGGTGAGATGTGGGAGACATGGAGGTCCTAATGACAAATGTATGTGTTTGGGAGTGGGCTTGGGGTGGTATGTAAATGGGGAGGAACTTTTACCCCACCATCCTTCCAGGGGTGCCCTTCCagctgtgtgtgtgcgcatgggTCTATGGGCATTGGgttgtcttttcttgtttctcaagaCACAGTTCAAATGGCACCTCCTTCAGGAGGCCCTCCTTCCACCTTGGCTAAATCAatggcccctcctctgctctcagagCATCTATAGCCACCTACGATGATGCAGGTTTGCACTGCCCCTGTCTCCTCAGGCCTCTTCTTAAGAAATCTGACAGGACCAGGATGCTCTAAGTGCTGGGTTACTGGCTGAGTAGAGACATCTGTGTCTTAAGATTACTCCTATCACTAAGCGCCTGTAAGTGCCATACAGCTTACATGGCTCCTTCACACTTACCTCGTTTCTCCTCAGAATGCTGTGAACACCTCATGACATTCTCTGCACCCATGAGGCTTCCGAGTGGCACCTAGAGCTACGAATTTCCAGTGATCCTTCTGGACACCACACCTGGGTTCACTCTGAGTATGGAAAGGCGTGATTCTCAACCTTGCATAGAGTTTAGAATCACTTGGGcagcttttgaaaaataacaataccTGGCCCAGGATATCAGGGGCAGATatgttaaatcagaatctctggagaatGAGGCCCGACAtggatctttttttcccccactactCAAATCAGCCTAAAATGCATCCTGACCGCAGAACGACTGACCTGCACGAGACGATGAATCAAAGGAACCATCCCCAAGTAAAGGAGCCAAACTCACCCCTCCCTTCCTATCCCCGCCCCAGGTTCCTTTCTTGCAATCCGTCTTCCGCCTACAGGGGTCGCTGCGGTACAGCTGACCCAAGTCTGCAGGTTTTCCTCCCAGCCAAAAAAATCTTGCCCCCGTCCCCAGGGAGAGCCGGAGCCACCGCGGTATAAATTAGCGTCTTTATTTCGAACACCTGAGCGAGCGCCCGCGGCTCGCCCACTTGTGGTATAAACGTACAAATTCCCTGTAGCACCGCACACCATGCTTCAGAGATAAATACAGCCCTAGGGGCTCTTGCTCTGGCAAAGCAACTCTTATTTACAGGAATAGATTACAAAAGTGTTACAAAAAGTGGTCCTGaaatgggggaggaggtggagtgGTTACTGTTAACACTTGTTAGACGCAGAACGCGAGCGCACCCCGACGGCGCAGGGGAACAACAAAGTCGGCAGGGCTCTGGGAAAGAGAGGCCACGCCCCCTCAAACAACAGGAGCGTCCGGAGGCGGGGCTTAGATCTGCGCGGGTTCCACCCCGCgtagggaaggggaaaaggaagaggaagggtcTGGCCCCTCAAGGATCAGCTCTGGCCTCAGGAGAACTCCGAAAGGCCATTGCAGCGGGTCTCAGGGAAGGGTGTTGCGTGGGCAAAAAGGACTGTGTCCTTACTCTGGAGTGCGGGAGGCGGAAACACACATCAGTTCTCCCGCCTCTCCCCATTCGGGAGAGGGGTCGCTTTTAAAGCGAAGTTGGGAACAGGCGTTGGCATTTAAGCTCAATCTTTTGGGCACGAGGGACCCTAGGGGCACTATCCCTCCGGCGCGTGGGCAGCGGAGCCCTCCCATGCGGCCGCCCACCTCCTCAGAGCACCTGGTAGATCGGGTTGGGGTTTGCGCCCGCTGGGCACTGCGGGGCGGCGTccggggaaggggtgggggcgcCGCGCTCGACCTCACTCTGGGCCGCCGCCTCTTGTGGGCCCGGAGACGACTCCGGCGGCGCATCCGCCAGCAGAAGGGAGGGCGCCGTGGGGCTCTCGGTGGAGATGCGCTCCACGATGCTTGACAGGCAGTCGAGGCTCGACACCGCAGCACTCTTCCCGGGCCTGGGTTCTGCGCGAGGAGGGGTAGGTTAGTAAGCAGTTGAGCCGCGGTCAAGTCTCCACCTATGGATTCAGTGCTTTGGGGCAGACAGGAAACTGAGGGCATGCCGGAATCCGCGAGGACCCAGCGTAGTCCGCAAGGACCCAGTGAGAGTGCGGAGCGTAAAGGGAGCTGCGCCCTTAGTTATTCCATTCCCTGTACCGTCTCCCAGaattggggatggggaggggggtccTGGGTAGAGGGAAGCCAGGGCAGCCCAAAGGGGATAACGCGGAAGGAGGCGCGAATACGCACCGCTGGGCGCCTCGCTGTAGTAGGTGCTGTCGTAGCAGTTCCGCCGCCGGGCACCGCTCGGGGGGCCGCTGTAGTCCATCTGCAAAGGGCAAGGGCGACCGAGTCAGTCTCGGGACCGCATGGGGCCAGAGCATCACTCCCTGTagccaccccgcccccacctccctaAGTCTCAGCCACGAGTTCTGGGCCCTGACTGGGGGATAGGGGCGGACAGGAGCTGTCTGCAGCCCGCCCAGCCAACCAGAGGATGGACAGTCACCTAGGAGCACAAATCTGCATTTTGTAAATAGGCATAAGTGGAGAAACGCAGATCTTCATGCCGCTGCAGCAGAGTTCTAACAGAGCCCCTAAAAGGGTGGATCGCATTTGTCCCGTGCGCCCCCAAGGCACCAGGCCACCCCAGTGACAGCTGCTCAGGCCACCGGGGTCCACTCCCAGCAAGGTTCCCAGCCCAACCCTCCCTCTGGAGGGCCAGCTCCCCGCCTTCGGAAACACGTCCCAGATACACAAAGGGCTGCCCTCACTTCTCGAGCTGGGGGTCCCGGCCTTACCATGCCGTCGGAACAGTTGGAGCGCGGGCTGGACGCGTCCGAGTCGCCGCTATAGTGCTCGCCGCCACGGCCTGGGGGCAGCGGGCCAGGCGCGTAAAAGGCCGCGGCGGCGCCAGGGGGCGCGGCGTCCTGGTCGCGCAGCAGCGCCTGCAGGCCTTCGATGTAGCGAATCGCGTTGCGCAGGATCTCCACCTTGGGCAGCCGCTGGTTTGGGTTGCTGGACGTGCAGCGCTTCAGCGTCTCGAAAGCCTCGTTGACTTTGCTCAGGCGGCGCCGCTCGCGCATGGTGGCGGCCTTGCGGCGGTCGGCGTTAGTGGTCTTGCGCTTGCACGCTTTGCAGGCCCACAATAGACAGCGGCCAGCCTGGTGGTGCCCGCTGGGCGCGCGCACATGCTCGTCCTCGCGCGCGCCCGGGGTCGGGTGCACGGCCGCAGGGAAGTGCGAATGTTCCTCGGGCTTCAGGAGCGCGCCCACGTGCACGAGGCGCGGGTCCAGGTCTTCGAAGAAGCGCAGGTCCGGAGAGTCGAAACACGGGTCATCATAGAAATCGTCCGCGGAGGCAAAGTTGCAGAGGGAGCCGTCGGGGCCAGTCAAATCTACGTCCCGGAGCGGCGGCGACAGCAGCTCCATATCCCGGCAGGGGGTGGCGCAGTCCTGGCTTCGGTAGGGGTTGCCCGAAACTTTCTGACTCTCCGCAGTCCTGGCCGTAAGGTGGTAAAGTAGTAGGGGTCTGAATGTACGGGCGACTTCCCCCCCTCTGCCTAGTCCTGTCGGGTCTAACAAGCGCTGAGGAGAGCGGCGGCAGCGCCCGGGGGCTTCCCCACCCCTAGCTTCACGCCAGGCGCCCGGGGCTATTTATCCGGTGGTAGCTTAAGGGCCCCAGAGCTCCAGCGggcggctgggggcgggggcgcccgAGGCCAATAGaaacagggtgggggaggagcttGGGATCCCCGGGGTGGCCGCTGGGGCAAGAGACTGGCCAGCCCCCTACCCCTCGACCCTCGCTCGCGCGCGCGCTTCGGCCCCTCCctaagcagggagggaggcagaggctggcAGCCCAACGCGGCTGCACTTGGCTGTCGGGCACACTCGCTCCGAACCTCTCCGGCACTGTACTCCTACTGTGTCCTCGGGAAATGCTGGCCGCGCGCAATCAAATCCAAGCTGACTTTGGGCCCCCCTCTGGCCTCTGCTTTGTGGGGGACCTAGGTGCCGGGTAGGAGTAGAAAACAGATTGGGAGAGATTTGGAGAGAAAGACACAAGGCGATGGCTCAGACACATTCAGAGCTGAGATAGTGAGGCAGTGAGGGATATAGCCCAGAAATAGCAGAAAGCTAGAGAGTCAGAGGCAGAGCAACCCGCAACGAGAATTATAGAGTCTAAGTGGGCGAACTTGAGGCAGACTGGACGTGGCGGTCGTGTCGCTCGGCCAGTTCCTACCCCAGGGGTCGCTCAGAGGGCCGTGGGCCCAGGCCACCTTTCCCGGATGCTCTCCTCCAGCCTCATCTATGCAGAAGAGGAGGATCGCTGCTAAAGCTTCTCGCCAATCTCTTCAAGCACAGGTGCTGCCCTAGCCTGGAGGGAGGGAAGTGAACTGCCTAATTCGACCTGCGTGTTTCCGCAGCTGGAATTTCCAGTGAGGGTCCGGTAAGGGTCCAGTCAAGGCGTGTCTTCAGCTGGGAAGAAAACTGCTCTGGTTTTGCTTCCTCACGCGCAGCGCTGCACCAGTGAAGGTTCGTTGCATAAAGGCCTGGAACGCCAGACTCAGCCTGAGAACCCCACTTCAGAGTGGAATCTTTGAGAGTTGAGTTTGCAGACCAATGACCTGGGTTCCAGTCCAGATGCCACAGCTTCCTTTATGATTTTGCAGAAGTCACCATGccttccaagcctcagtttccccacttccTAAATTGGGGGATAATAATAGCGATTTCTTCGAGTGtttgtggtggtggtgagaaTCCAAAAAGACCAAAGACGTGGAGGCCCTTGCAAAGATGCAAGGCTATATTCGCGAGACAGCTTACTTCTGTCGCTGGCACCAACTGGACTGTGTGCTCCCTGCGGGCTCCCCAGCTGTTGGCTGGGGCACTGAGCCCGGTGTCACAGCTCAGCTTCCGTGGAGGTCTTAGCTGCCTTTCTTCCCAGCAGGCCCACTGGAGAGACTGGGAATAGAAGGAGGAGGTAACCACCTCATGGGATCTTTGGCTCCTTCACAAGCCCTGgagtacccccacccccagagtgcCTCTTGGCCTCTTCTTAAATATCTTGTCCACATCCTCCTATCAGCATGCTGGCTAGGGGTTTCCCTTGGAACAGATACCCCTACAGGGCCAGACCCCTGTAGTCCCAGAGCCTACAGATGTAGCTAGAGTAATCTTTGTGCCTTTCCCACTAACTTCTGGAAGCTGTCTTAACTGACTCCTTGAACCCTGGGaagccctcccttccctcctttcccaggCTCTTTTGAAATCCTGCTTTCTTCACGTCTCTGCCACTTGTAGTAGTGTTCAAGGTCCTTTTCCTGAAGTGCTCACGTCCCTTCACTCCGTAACACCACCTTCATGTGTTCATTCAGTACATATTATGGAACATCCACTATGTGCCAGCTACTGATTTAGGTATTGGGGGATACAGCAACGAATAAAACCATGACTGCTCTCATGGTGCTTACATTGTAGGGTAGGGAGACCGATagtaaacaaataagcaagaaaTATGTGACGTCAGGAAGTTTTAAGTTCTATGGAAAAAATGAAGCAAGGCAAGGAGGAAAAGTGATGAAGATTGTTTTATTGTAtggagtggtcagggaaggcctctctgggCTGATTATATTTGAACAGAGACTAGAATGAAGTGAAGGCAGAAGAGTCAGATAGAAggaagagcatgtgcaaaggtcctagGCAGGACTGTGTTGGTAATATTTAATAAGTACAGCAAGGAGGCTATTATGTCTGGAGTGGATCGAGCAAGTGGGAGAGTAGAAGGAGATGGAGTCAGAGAGGGACAAAGTAGTTGAATTCTGAGATGGAAAGCCACTGGAGAACTGAGCGGAAGAGAAGAAAGTT from Panthera uncia isolate 11264 chromosome D1, Puncia_PCG_1.0, whole genome shotgun sequence harbors:
- the MYOD1 gene encoding myoblast determination protein 1; this encodes MELLSPPLRDVDLTGPDGSLCNFASADDFYDDPCFDSPDLRFFEDLDPRLVHVGALLKPEEHSHFPAAVHPTPGAREDEHVRAPSGHHQAGRCLLWACKACKRKTTNADRRKAATMRERRRLSKVNEAFETLKRCTSSNPNQRLPKVEILRNAIRYIEGLQALLRDQDAAPPGAAAAFYAPGPLPPGRGGEHYSGDSDASSPRSNCSDGMMDYSGPPSGARRRNCYDSTYYSEAPSEPRPGKSAAVSSLDCLSSIVERISTESPTAPSLLLADAPPESSPGPQEAAAQSEVERGAPTPSPDAAPQCPAGANPNPIYQVL